One Triplophysa dalaica isolate WHDGS20190420 chromosome 1, ASM1584641v1, whole genome shotgun sequence DNA segment encodes these proteins:
- the pkd1l2a gene encoding polycystic kidney disease protein 1-like 2, whose product MDYHNVLCLTLIFHAVLVWSNGEDGLTCPEHQQAFESSCYEFVGLQRSFLSAQAWCERGGGHLAFIQNDETQQFLQKHLQTEQSWWIGLAPSSVNLTLDPAATDVLLSWLDGSDVSFSSWLSEPAQNASCGCIMRDSGFQWETTTNCSQELYFICEFESGRSLACADHNATLQCGSGQVIEIDDSFYGRKTLHYCRSGRSPTNASPQEEECSWVDIVDTVSGNCHGLQVCQAAIDISSFGEPCPTFGSYLSVEYHCKNALHLLMSKLAAVFDNVTITVKWLLHPFQGNLTCTLSAGDGHVIENYSPDKMENVVHKYNSAGLYTVTVECSTSEWHVTAQKSILIQEPLGEFGTVQCYSLNQSTDHTNCRALYNNPLNIEVQLDAGTNVTYKIQHGHKKLNSSSALKGLSRHNITLSPEAQLQMGPGCHQLTIAALNEVTRTDRSTSLNVCLMEPLEDLWAEVEFKQEKCPAYDLHVNVSLARGAPVLLHFLLSGTNHTFSEKHEMESGGPQTFRISNTVPGGFNVAIRATNNFSVLETDAGNVTVYCHNETNLKIIADPEVPVIGSSSVKLYVNGLDDENTIWKCNETCPCTTEVKGSTYEIPEACLPPVYSFSLYTAFTKSNGYQQSTTRCITVVPGNDIQLHINCSNCDPVNIADAVTLQVECEDCQKVVWYIESTEDFTGLLSDCHSEAVQRPLIKQAEDVTSLTIDSEGLQKANHDITVVVYAVKDNLSGSAKYIVPVTSTSISETDSLPLTPVPPSILNPPSCTISPVMGDVLSPFNITCPVDPFFCEAGPCTYCFKTDRGKILYCGVEHAVESLYLPLGDERNNYILTVEITVTNAVGLAVNSTVTTWVNHTVKPTIEDLQVLVSSQVSQLQQQGRFTGAALAQMFTSVSNRLNDALPDLQDKHFKKELRQQMLQSMSVAISMEPLKNPAEVQMSADAVVGLTTQGDELTDTAQLQASSVLTNLSQSLVDLSHSAEEFSGQVLQAAMPIIDGVSNILKVSSSKDEQSEISGHLMNTVGNVQSALLAGKEVNQEPTILSTSVMGLYVNRLSVDGLQKQSFNIENSNSASFLLPSLGANVLSADEPVDVRMMSYKINPFSWCESEQISGSMGSLSLTKKNGSVIPVSNLTEEIEILLPRTEMENVNQTLLDLGNYSTVVINVTTPNISLVLRFEPSEDTSLHLLLGFQDYPNDTNYDALTQLPRDGKSEEERYTWVINPTEMPIEVGVYYLLVRPVVDAGVNFTNASVFVTTIAAQCLYWDEMNGNWSRDGCRVGPRTTASVTQCLCTHLTFFGSSFFVMPNMVDVSRTAELFANFVNNPVVVCFVGAIFLVYLVVVVWARRKDIEDVVKVKVTVLEDNDPLAEYRYLLSINTGQRRGASTSSQVTVILQGAEGESEAHHLTDPDKPVFERGGLDMFLLTTPYSLGELESIRLWHDNSGDYPAWYVNKVMVQDLETGQKWHFLCNSWLAIDMGECTLDKVFLVATEMDLKRFSNLFFMKTAKDFRDGHIWFSVISRPPSSNFTRVQRVSCCFSLLLCTMLTSIMFWGIPTDPSEQTMDLGQIEFTWQQVMIGIQSSIIMFPINLLIVSIFRNARPRERTTEPPTIQRSKIDPAKQGKTGRVSPNQPPSPDNNHKEITPDTVIKDIKRIAQSLHKVMRRPVPKIEVDPGKTDINTLLSLVEEVIRQHNRVGNEFYTDSSKKEQRLAVSLRCVNLQETSFCESPERSEKSIIYNQYLYKQLQNVERELRLLRPSSFSKPDSYSRAVLQVQGMKNLLEPQVSCSGGQHTRSSSPTEGSGPDKKKCCQKGLPWWFVFVGWFLVAATSAVSAYFTMMYGLTYGKERSIGWLVSMVVSFFESLFITQPLKVLGFAVFFALVLKNVDQEEYGDISIDGALPSTDDPDAVRIARRNSTCSFYQPPPPTDIEKMRNNMIKEQKAFALIREILIYVGFLWMLLLVAYSQRDPNAYYLTQHIRQSFSNGISESMEQKDIFNWGKTSLLNNLFGQYPGFITDGNSKLVGNARLRQVRVRKGSCKIAKPIQHSDVDCNGPYSWDTEDMGSYAPGWIQLNVNDSKTLLQPWQYQSQAKLRSNPVWGSVALYKGGGFVVDLGSDQQNASRLLQYLFNNSWLDVYTRAVFVEFTVYNANVNLFCIVTLMFETTGVGAFQDRSEVQSVHLYQSTGGFHVFIMASEAIYFLFILYYMFVQGKLMRQQKWAFFRSKWNLLELAIIILSWSALSVFVKRTILGNRDIEYYQNNKDLFVSFSETAAADAVLGYLIAFLVLLATIKLWHLLRLNPKLHMITSTLQRAWADISGFIVVMTIMFLAYSIACNLMYGWRLYSYRSLLQAGQTIIRLQLGIFNYDEVLDYNPILGACLFGSCIIFMTFVVLNLFISVILVAFSEEQLHPTPSEEEEIVDLMLTKIYSLFGIKCKKKQIDNDDALTKASVIS is encoded by the exons GCCAGGCTGCTATTGATATCTCATCCTTTGGAGAGCCGTGTCCGACTTTTGGAAGCTATTTGTCAGTGGAATATCATTGCAAAAATG CTCTTCATCTGTTGATGAGCAAACTGGCAGCAGTTTTTGACAATGTCACAATTACAGTGAAGTGGCTGTTACACCCTTTTCAAGGCAACCTCACGTGCACATTGAGTGCAGGTGATGGGCACGTTATAGAGAATTACAGTCCAGATAA GATGGAGAATGTGGTCCATAAGTACAACAGCGCTGGACTGTACACGGTCACGGTCGAGTGTAGTACCAGTGAATGGCACGTGACCGCCCAGAAGAGCATCCTCATCCAGGAACCACTTGGAGAGTTTGGGACCGTGCAGTGCTACAGCCTGAATCAATCCACAGACCATACAAACTGCAGAGCTCTTTATAATAACCCACTGAACATTGAAGTGCAGTTAGATGCAG GAACAAACGTCACCTACAAAATTCAACATGGACACAAGAAGCTGAATTCCTCATCTGCTCTCAAAGGGCTTTCACGTCACAACATAACCTTATCTCCAGAAGCCCAGCTCCAGATGGGACCAGGCTGTCACCAGCTCACCATAGCGGCTCTCAATGAGGTCACGCGCACAGATCGATCCACCAGCCTGAATGTGTGCTTAATGGAGCCGTTGGAGGACCTCTGGGCAGAAGTGGAATTCAAGCAAGAAAAGTGTCCGGCTTATGACCTGCATGTCAACGTTTCTCTGGCTCGGGGGGCTCCAGTGCTGCTGCATTTCCTGTTGTCTGGAACCAATCACACCTTTTCAGAGAAGCATGAGATGGAATCCGGAGGTCCACAGACTTTCCGTATCTCAAACACAGTACCAG GCGGATTCAATGTTGCGATCAGAGCAACAAATAACTTCTCGGTTTTGGAAACAGATGCTGGAAACGTAACAGTTTATTGCCACAATGAAACG AATCTGAAGATAATTGCTGATCCAGAGGTTCCAGTCATTGGCTCTAGTAGTGTGAAGTTATATGTGAATGGATTAGATGATGAAAACACTATCTGGAAATGTA ACGAGACGTGTCCCTGTACCACTGAAGTGAAAGGCAGCACATATGAGATACCGGAAGCATGTCTGCCACCTGTCTACAGTTTCTCACTATATACTGCATTTACCAAATCAAACGGTTACCAACAAAGCACAACTAGATGCATCACCGTCGTTCCTGGGAATGATATACAGCTACATATAAA CTGCTCAAACTGCGATCCAGTCAATATTGCAGACGCTGTTACACTGCAGGTGGAATGTGAAGACTGTCAAAAAGTTGTGTGGTACATTGAGAGCACAGAGGATTTTACT GGTTTACTAAGCGACTGTCACTCAGAGGCAGTGCAAAGACCATTGATAAAGCAGGCAGAGGATGTTACCTCTCTTACTATAGACAGCGAAGGTCTGCAGAAAGCAAACCATGATATCACAGTGGTGGTTTATG CTGTCAAAGACAACTTATCTGGATCTGCTAAATACATTGTTCCAGTAACCAGTACGTCCATTAGTGAGACAGATTCTCTTCCACTGACTCCTGTGCCTCCATCCATCTTAAATCCGCCCTCTTGTACCATTAGCCCTGTAATGGGTGATGTTCTCTCACCCTTTAATATCACCTGTCCTGTGGATCCATTTTTCTGTGAAGCTGGGCCCTGTACATACTGCTTTAAAACAGACAGAG GAAAAATTTTATACTGTGGTGTCGAGCATGCGGTAGAGTCGCTTTATCTTCCTCTAGGGGATGAACGTAATAACTACATCCTGACAGTGGAAATCACTGTTACAAATGCTGTAGGGCTTGCTGTCAACTCTACTGTAACTACATGG GTGAATCATACAGTTAAGCCCACCATTGAAGATCTTCAGGTGCTTGTTTCCAGCCAGGTATCTCAGCTGCAGCAGCAGGGTCGATTCACAGGTGCAGCGCTGGCACAAATGTTCACGTCTGTATCAAACAGACTGAACGATGCGTTGCCTGACCTACAggataaacatttcaaaaaagAG CTGAGACAACAAATGTTGCAAAGCATGAGTGTTGCCATAAGCATGGAACCCCTGAAGAACCCAGCAGAGGTTCAGATGAGTGCTGATGCTGTCGTAGGCCTCACAACACAAGGAGACGAGTTAACAGACACTGCTCAG CTACAGGCTAGTTCGGTTCTAACAAATCTCAGTCAGTCTCTGGTCGATCTGAGCCATTCTGCTGAGGAATTCTCTGGGCAGGTGCTACAAGCCGCCATGCCGATTATCGATGGTGTCAGTAACATCCTTAAAGTTTCTTCAAGCAAAGATGAGCAG AGTGAGATCTCAGGTCATTTAATGAACACGGTGGGCAATGTTCAGAGTGCCTTGCTGGCTGGGAAAGAGGTCAACCAGGAGCCCACCATTCTGAGCACTTCAGTGATGGGTTTATATGTCAACAG ATTGTCCGTAGATGGACTTCAGAAACAATCTTTTAACATTGAGAACAGCAACTCCGCCAGTTTTTTGCTCCCATCTCTAGGTGCTAATGTTCTATCTGCAGATGAACCGGTAGATGTTCGG ATGATGAGTTATAAGATAAATCCGTTCTCCTGGTGTGAGAGCGAGCAGATCAGTGGATCCATggggtctctctctcttacaaaAAAGAACGGTTCTGTGATTCCGGTGTCAAACCTCACTGAGGAGATTGAG ATTCTTTTACCAAGAACAGAGATGGAGAATGTTAACCAAACTCTTCTAGATCTGGGAAACTACAGCACTGTGGTCATCAATGTGACCACACCAAACATATCTCTGGTTTTGAGGTTTGAACCTTCAGAGGACACATCTCTGCACCTGCTCCTGGGTTTTCAGGATTACCCAAACGACACGAATTATGATGCTCTGACTCAGCTGCCTCGAGACGGGAAATCTGAAG AGGAGAGGTACACATGGGTGATTAACCCTACGGAAATGCCCATAGAAGTGGGTGTTTACTACCTACTAGTGAGGCCTGTAGTTGACGCAGGGGTGAATTTCACAAACGCCTCGGTTTTCGTCACAACCATTGCTGCTCAATGTTTGTACTGGGATGAGATGAACGGCAACTGGAGTCGTGATGGCTGTAGG GTTGGTCCTCGCACTACAGCATCGGTTACTCAGTGCCTGTGCAcccatttgacattttttgggAGCTCATTCTTCGTCATGCCCAACATGGTCGATGTGTCTCGCACGGCTGAACTCTTCGCCAACTTTGTAAACAACCCAGTGGTGGTGTGTTTCGTCGGAGCCATCTTTCTGGTGTACCTGGTTGTCGTGGTGTGGGCACGGAGGAAGGACATTGAGGATGTTGTGAAG GTGAAAGTCACTGTACTTGAAGACAATGATCCCTTGGCGGAATATCGTTACCTGTTAAGCATCAACACTGGGCAACGCCGTGGAGCCTCCACTTCCTCTCAG GTGACAGTGATTCTGCAGGGTGCAGAAGGTGAAAGTGAAGCTCATCATTTGACTGATCCTGATAAGCCAGTGTTTGAAAGAGGTGGGCTGGATATGTTCTTGTTGACCACACCGTACTCACTGGGAGAACTTGAGAGCATCAGACTGTGGCACGACAACTCAGGGGATTATCCTGCTTG GTATGTGAATAAGGTCATGGTACAGGACCTGGAGACTGGACAGAAGTGGCACTTTCTGTGCAACTCTTGGTTGGCTATTGACATGGGAGAGTGCACGTTGGACAAAGTCTTTCTCGTAGCGACAGAGATGGACTTGAAAAGGTTCAG CAATCTGTTCTTCATGAAGACTGCAAAAGACTTCCGTGATGGTCACATCTGGTTCTCTGTGATCAGTCGTCCACCGAGCAGTAACTTCACCAGAGTGCAGCGTGTCTCCTGCTGTTTCTCACTGCTGCTCTGTACAATGTTGACCAGTATCATGTTCTGGGGTATCCCAACAGACCCCTCCGAGCAGACCATGGATCTGG GTCAGATTGAGTTCACCTGGCAGCAGGTCATGATTGGAATCCAGAGTTCAATCATCATGTTTCCCATCAACCTCCTCATCGTGAGCATCTTCAGAAACGCTCGCCCAAGAGAGCGAACGACGGAACCGCCTACGATACAACGGTCAAAGATAGATCCGGCTAAGCAGGGTAAAACTGGACGTGTGTCCCCGAATCAGCCACCCTCTCCAGACAATAATCACAAGGAAATCACTCCAGACACTGTAATAAAG GACATTAAACGGATCGCACAGTCCCTCCATAAGGTCATGAGAAGACCCGTTCCAAAGATAGAAGTGGACCCTGGTAAAACAGATATCAACACTCTACTGTCACTGGTTGAAGAGGTAATACGTCAACACAATCGAGTCGGTAATGAGTTTTACACCGACTCTTCTAAAAAGGAGCAAAGGCTTGCTGTTTCTCTGAGATGTGTGAATCTGCAAG AGACCAGTTTTTGTGAGAGCCCCGAGCGAAGTGAAAAAAGCATCATCTACAACCAATATCTCTACAAACAACTACAAAACGTGGAGAGAGAATTGAGACTGCTCAGGCCTTCATCTTTCTCGAAGCCGGACAGTTACAGCCGGGCTGTATTGCAGGTGCAGGGCATGAAGAACTTACTTGAACCTCAAGTCTCCTGTTCCGGCGGTCAGCACACACGCAGCTCCAGCCCAACAGAGGGCAGCGGTCCAGACAAAAAAAAGTGCTGCCAGAAAGGCTTGCCCTGGTGGTTTGTGTTTGTGGGTTGGTTTCTGGTGGCGGCCACCAGCGCCGTTTCAGCGTATTTCACTATGATGTACGGCCTGACCTATGGGAAGGAGCGATCCATCGGCTGGCTGGTTTCTATGGTGGTGTCTTTCTTTGAAAGCCTCTTCATCACGCAGCCTTTAAAA GTACTTGGATTTGCTGTCTTTTTTGCTTTGGTCCTCAAAAATGTTGACCAAGAAGAGTATGGAGACATTTCCATAGATGGAGCTTTGCCCAGCACAG ATGATCCTGATGCGGTCAGAATAGCCCGGAGAAACAGTACATGTAGTTTCTATCAGCCTCCTCCGCCCACTGACATCGAAAAGATGAGAAACAACATGATCAAAGAACAGAAAGCTTTCGCTCTCATCAGAGAAATTCTaa TTTATGTCGGCTTCCTGTGGATGCTCCTCTTGGTGGCGTACAGTCAGCGAGATCCAAACGCGTACTATCTCACTCAGCACATTCGGCAGAGCTTCAGCAATGGCATTTCAGAGAGCATGGAGCAGAAAGATATATTCAACTGGGGGAAAACATCCTTACTGAATAATCTGTTTGGCCAATATCCAG GCTTCATTACTGATGGAAACTCAAAACTTGTTGGCAACGCTCGTCTCCGTCAGGTCAGGGTGAGGAAAGGCTCTTGTAAGATTGCTAAACCGATTCAGCATTCCGATGTTGACTGCAACGGGCCATATTCTTGGGACACAGAGGACATGGGCTCCTACGCACCAGGCTGGATCCAGTTGAATGTGAATGATTCAAAGACTCTTTTACAACCTTGGCAGTATCAAAGTCAAGCCAAACTCAGATCAAACCCAGTTTGGGGGAGCGTGGCCCTTTACAAGGGTGGAGGATTTGTGGTGGACCTGGGCTCAGATCAGCAGAACGCAAGCAG ACTCCTTCAGTATCTTTTTAACAACTCTTGGCTGGACGTGTATACGCGGGCAGTCTTTGTCGAGTTCACAGTATACAACGCAAATGTAAACCTCTTCTGCATTGTGACTCTCATGTTCGAAACCACAGGAGTGG GTGCATTCCAAGATCGAAGTGAGGTACAGAGCGTCCATCTCTACCAGTCTACGGGTGGCTTTCATGTGTTTATAATGGCATCAGAGGCCATCTATTTCCTCTTCATCCTTTACTACATGTTTGTGCAG gGCAAACTAATGAGACAGCAGAAATGGGCGTTTTTCAGAAGCAAGTGGAATCTTTTAGAGTTGGccattataattttaagttGGAGTGCATTGTCGGTTTTTGTCAAGAGGACGATATTGGGTAACCGGGACATTGAGTACTACCAAAATAACAAAGACTT GTTTGTGAGTTTTTCAGAGACCGCCGCAGCAGATGCTGTGTTGGGTTACCTGATAGCCTTCTTGGTTCTGCTCGCAACCATCAAGCTGTGGCATTTGCTCAGACTCAACCCCAAACTCCACATGATCACCTCCACACTGCAACGGGCATGGGCCGATATCTCGGGTTTCATTGTGGTCATGACCATCATGTTTCTGGCCTATTCCATTGCT TGTAATTTAATGTATGGATGGAGGCTCTACTCGTACAGATCTCTGCTACAGGCCGGTCAAACAATTATACGCCTACAGCTGGGGATCTTCAACTATGATGAG GTTTTGGATTACAATCCAATTCTGGGTGCTTGCCTGTTCGGATCCTGCATTATCTTCATGACGTTTGTAGTTCTGAATCTCTTCATATCTGTCATCTTGGTGGCGTTCAGCGAAGAGCAGCTTCACCCCACA CCCTCTGAAGAGGAGGAAATCGTAGACCTGATGTTGACGAAGATCTACAGCCTTTTTGGAATCAAATGCAAGAAAAAGCAAATCGACAACGATGACGCCTTGACCAAAGCTTCGGTTATATCATAA